DNA from Actinomycetota bacterium:
CCCCCCGCCCCCCCCCCCCCCCCCCCCCCCCCCCCCCCCCCCGGTTCCCGGCACCGTCTTGCGGTGGCGCCGAGACCTCGGGGGCGGGTGCCTGCGGCGACGGGACCGTCGCGGGGTCGGGCTCGAACTGCGCCGGATCCGCGAAGTAGGCTTTGAAGGGCTTCAACAGCTGCGATATGTGCCACCCGTCCGCGTAGCGGTGGTCGATCGTGGCGGTGAGGGGCAGCATCGGCCGTACCTTGACCTTGCCGTCGATCGCGACGGGCTTGTCGGTGATCTCGCCGACGAGCACGAGGAGCGGCATCCGGTAGAAGCGCGCCAGCGGGGCGAAGCCTTGCGGCAGGCCGAACATGCCGACGCTCGTCACCATCGCGCTCCCGAACGGGTTCGCCTTGACGCCGAGCGCCTTCAGGGACTTGTTGCGGTCGCCGGCCACCCACGCGCTGAATCGCATCGCGAGCTTGAGTGCGCGGCGGGGGAGCGCCTCCATGGTCTTCTTGGTCTTCGCGAACTCCGGATCGTCGCCGGCTTTCATCCGAGACGCGCGGACGTAGAGCTCGTCGGCGATCTCGAAGACCGACTTGTGGTCGGCGTTGTCCACGCGGACGCCCGACAACGAGCGGCCGCCCTCGACCGCCGCGATGTAGAAGATGTCGACGGATCCCCGCGGGATCATCTTCGAGCCGTAGATCCGCATGTTGAAGTCCGGGACGGCGGCCAGCGCCAGCGCGATCGAGCGGCCGACCAGATGGGTGACGGTGACGCGGTGGCCGGCAGCCTTCCCCCGTTCGATCAGGTCCATCATCGGCCCGGCGTCGAACTCCATGGCGCCGTAGATCTGAGGGTCGTCCGGCGGCCCCCACATCGCCCCTGCGATCTTCCGCCACCCCGCGAGCTTCGCCATCGTGTCCTTAGCCTCTCAGGCCCTCGGCCTGCGAGGCAAAGCAGGTGGACCCGTCCGGAAGGGCGAACCTATTGCGGATGATCAAGCACCTGCTCGGGCTCGCGCTCGCCGCGGTCACGTTCGTGCCCGTCGGCGGCGGTGCCGCGCTCGGTGACAACCCGTGGCTCGAGCGGCGGGTATGGAACATCGCTCATCAGGGCGGCGAGAACGAGGCGCCCTCCGACACGCTCTACGCGTTCAAGACGGCGCTCACCAAAGGCGTCGACATGATCGAGCTAGACGTGCACGCCACGAAGGACGGAGAGATCGTCGTCCTCCACGACACGACCGTCGACCGGACGACCAACGGGACCGGCCGGGTCGACGAGCTGACGCTGGCCCAGATCAAGACGCTCGACGCCGCGCACTGGTTCGTCCCCGTGGCCGGCACGACACATTCGGCCGAGGAGTCCGAATACATCTTCCGCGGCGTCGCGACCGGCGCGGTGCCGCCCCCGGCCGGTTTCGAGCCGAACGACTTCACCATCCCGACGCTGCGCGAGGTGCTCGAGACGTTCCCGGATTTCCCGACCAACATCGAGATCAAGAACACGCTTCCCGACACCGCACCCTACGAGAAGATCCTCGCCGACCTGCTCCGGGAGTTCGGCCGTTCGGATGACGTGATCGTGGTGTCGTTCCTCGATCACGCCGTCGAGCTCTTCAAGCTCTGGGCGCCGGAGATCCACACCGCGACCGCAACCGTCGAGGCGGCGATCTTCCATACCTCGGCTCGGGGACCGCTCCCCGGCCTTCCCAACCCGCGCTACGTCGCGTTGCAGGTTCCGGTGATCTTCGACGCCATCCCCGGCGTTCCGATCGAGGTCGTGAACGCGGACTTCGTGGCGAACGCGCACGCGAACGGGCTCGCGGTCCACGTCTGGACGATCAACGACGTCGCGACGATGTGCGCGCTGCTCGAGATGGGCGTCGACGGGATCATGACCGACTTCCCCACGCTCCTCGAGCAGGTCCTCACGGATCCCGCGACGTTCTGCGCCGGTTCCTTCGCGACTACGTGAACGTCGCCGTCACGGCCTTGTCAGAGTCCATCACGAGCACGCAGGTCGGCGACGTCCCGGCCGATGCACAATCGCCATCCCAGCCGGCGAACGTGGTCCCGGCCCGCGTCTTCGCTGTGAGGGTGACTGTGGTCCCGTCCGAGTAGACCTCGAGGCAGTCCGATCCGCAGTTGATGCCGGCGGGCGAGCTCTTGACTTGGCCCGTTCCCGTTCGGGTGACGGTCAGAGTGTGGGTCGACCCGGGCGGCGATCCGTTGATCGTCGTCGTCTCGGTATCCGAGGCTCCGTCCGGGTCGGATTGATCCGCATCGGCGGTGGCTGTGTTGGAAGCGGATCCGGCGGAGACGGCCGTGACCTTGATCTTCACCATGACGCTCGATCCGACTCCCAGCGATGCCCACGTGCACGACACGGTCCCGGCGTTCTGCGTGCACGGCGGTGCCGGCCGTCCGGCGAAGGAGACGAAGGAGACCTCGGCCGGCAAGACGTCTGTCAGGGTCACGTTCGAAGCAACCTGTGGCCCGGCGTTGGACACCGTGACCGTGTACGTGAAAGTCTGCCCAACGTCGACCGGATCGGCCGAATCGGTCTTCACCACGCTCAGATCCGCCACCGCGGCGGGAGCACCTGCCTCCTCGACGGAACCGATCTCGCAGGCGCCGCCGATCGGCCGGCCGACGCCTCGCTGGTCCACGTCGGGGGGTGGACAGTCCGGGCTCCCGGCGTCGAAGACCGGGCTGCCCGGTTGGGGAAGATGGGTGAACGTCGGACCGCCGTTGTCGGCGAGCGACCCGAGCATCGGATCCAACCCGATGATGTTGCCAGACGGATCGCCGACGATGCTGCAGTCGCCGGCTGGGCTCTCGATCAGGTTCCACCCGGCCGAGGTGATCGTGCCGCTCTGGCAGTCGGATCCGATGCTGTTGGCGATGATGGTGTTCTTGATCCGCGTCAGCCCTCCCGGGTCGTTGTTCTTGATCCCGGCGGCTGTCGGCGCGCTGTTGCCGCTGATCGTGCTGCTGCGGACCACGGTCGTGCCCGTGTCCTCGGTGATGATGCCTCCGCCGTCTCCCGTCGCCGAATTCCCGCTGATCGTGTTGTTCGTGATGGTGAGCGTTCCGGCGTTCTCGATCCCGCCGCCGCCGTTCGCCGTATTGTCGCTGAAGGTGCTCCGGTCGATCGTCGCCGTCCCGAAGTTCCGGAGTCCGCCCCCCTCGGCCGCCGCGTTCCCGTCGAAGGTCGAGTCCGAGATCGTCGCCGTCCCGCCGGTCTCGATCCCGCCA
Protein-coding regions in this window:
- a CDS encoding 2-oxo acid dehydrogenase subunit E2, with translation MAKLAGWRKIAGAMWGPPDDPQIYGAMEFDAGPMMDLIERGKAAGHRVTVTHLVGRSIALALAAVPDFNMRIYGSKMIPRGSVDIFYIAAVEGGRSLSGVRVDNADHKSVFEIADELYVRASRMKAGDDPEFAKTKKTMEALPRRALKLAMRFSAWVAGDRNKSLKALGVKANPFGSAMVTSVGMFGLPQGFAPLARFYRMPLLVLVGEITDKPVAIDGKVKVRPMLPLTATIDHRYADGWHISQLLKPFKAYFADPAQFEPDPATVPSPQAPAPEVSAPPQDGAGNRGGGGGGGGGGGRG
- a CDS encoding glycerophosphodiester phosphodiesterase — encoded protein: MIKHLLGLALAAVTFVPVGGGAALGDNPWLERRVWNIAHQGGENEAPSDTLYAFKTALTKGVDMIELDVHATKDGEIVVLHDTTVDRTTNGTGRVDELTLAQIKTLDAAHWFVPVAGTTHSAEESEYIFRGVATGAVPPPAGFEPNDFTIPTLREVLETFPDFPTNIEIKNTLPDTAPYEKILADLLREFGRSDDVIVVSFLDHAVELFKLWAPEIHTATATVEAAIFHTSARGPLPGLPNPRYVALQVPVIFDAIPGVPIEVVNADFVANAHANGLAVHVWTINDVATMCALLEMGVDGIMTDFPTLLEQVLTDPATFCAGSFATT